In one window of Polynucleobacter sp. AM-7D1 DNA:
- the accC gene encoding acetyl-CoA carboxylase biotin carboxylase subunit, translating to MFKKILIANRGEIACRVMKTAKKMGIKTVAVYSEADKEARHVQMADEAVCIGPAPSRESYLVMDRIIQACKDTGAEAVHPGYGFLSENEQFAKRCEEEGIVFIGPKHQSIAAMGDKIASKKLALEAKVNTIPGYNEAIDTNEEAVKIAQGIGYPVMIKASAGGGGKGLRVAFNDKEASEGFAACKTEAMNSFGDDRIFIEKFVEGPRHIEIQVLGDSHGNVVYLGERDCSIQRRHQKVIEEAPSPFIDPATRKAMGEQAVALAKAVNYQSAGTVEFVVGKDKSFYFLEMNTRLQVEHPVTEGITGLDLVEQMIRVAAGEKLAFKQDDIKLDGWSMECRINADDPFRNFLPSTGRLVKYRPPEELDGVRVDTGVFEGGEIPMYYDSMIAKLIVHGKDRTEAIEKMRAALNDFVIRGIHSNIPFQAALLQHPRFVSGDFTTGFIAEEYPDGFKKDSVQPADPKRLAALSAFMRYRYLEHIQMIDGQLAGHEMTIAKKFVVVTGSRVGSNEDIKEIPVRVDLKDGIYSVYIEEEGDVSRYNIVSNWRPGELCLRATINGTHKITAQVERKGVKYALVLDGAHYECMVLSPLGAELQRRMLVKVPPDTSKLVMSPMPGLLTNISVKVGEAVTAGQKLAAIEAMKMENTLVAAQDGVVAEICANVGESLAVDQLIIRFE from the coding sequence ATGTTTAAGAAAATATTGATTGCTAACCGCGGCGAGATTGCTTGCCGTGTAATGAAAACTGCCAAGAAGATGGGCATTAAGACGGTCGCCGTTTATTCTGAAGCAGACAAAGAGGCACGTCACGTGCAGATGGCTGATGAAGCGGTTTGCATCGGGCCTGCACCTTCGCGTGAATCTTATTTAGTAATGGATCGCATTATTCAGGCATGTAAAGATACGGGTGCAGAAGCGGTTCACCCAGGCTATGGCTTTCTTTCTGAGAATGAGCAATTTGCAAAGCGCTGCGAAGAAGAGGGCATCGTATTTATTGGACCTAAGCATCAGTCCATTGCTGCCATGGGCGATAAGATTGCATCCAAAAAGCTTGCCTTAGAAGCCAAGGTCAATACCATTCCTGGTTACAACGAAGCGATTGATACCAACGAGGAGGCGGTCAAGATTGCTCAAGGCATTGGTTACCCAGTCATGATCAAGGCATCTGCAGGTGGCGGTGGTAAAGGTTTGCGCGTTGCATTTAATGATAAAGAGGCGTCAGAAGGTTTTGCTGCTTGTAAAACAGAGGCGATGAATAGCTTTGGTGATGATCGTATCTTCATTGAGAAGTTTGTTGAGGGTCCTCGTCATATTGAGATTCAGGTTCTGGGCGATTCACATGGCAATGTAGTCTATCTAGGTGAGCGTGATTGCTCTATTCAAAGACGTCATCAAAAGGTCATTGAGGAGGCGCCATCCCCATTTATTGACCCTGCAACTCGTAAAGCCATGGGTGAGCAAGCTGTTGCATTAGCAAAGGCTGTGAACTATCAGTCTGCAGGTACCGTAGAGTTTGTTGTCGGTAAAGATAAGTCTTTCTACTTCCTGGAGATGAATACCCGCTTGCAAGTGGAGCATCCAGTGACTGAGGGTATTACTGGTCTTGATTTAGTTGAGCAGATGATTCGTGTTGCTGCGGGTGAGAAGCTAGCATTTAAGCAAGATGATATTAAATTAGACGGTTGGTCTATGGAATGTCGGATTAATGCGGATGACCCATTCCGTAACTTCTTGCCATCGACTGGTCGCCTAGTCAAATACCGCCCACCAGAAGAGTTAGATGGTGTGCGTGTAGATACTGGTGTCTTTGAGGGCGGTGAGATCCCGATGTATTACGACTCCATGATTGCCAAGTTGATTGTGCATGGCAAAGATCGTACTGAGGCGATTGAAAAGATGCGTGCCGCATTAAATGACTTTGTCATTCGTGGTATTCATTCAAACATTCCTTTCCAGGCAGCACTTTTGCAGCATCCACGCTTCGTCTCTGGTGACTTCACTACGGGTTTTATTGCTGAAGAGTATCCCGATGGATTCAAAAAGGATTCTGTACAGCCAGCAGATCCAAAGCGTTTAGCTGCTCTATCAGCCTTCATGCGCTATCGCTATCTTGAGCATATCCAAATGATTGATGGCCAGTTGGCCGGTCATGAGATGACTATTGCCAAGAAGTTCGTAGTGGTAACTGGTTCACGGGTTGGGTCGAATGAAGACATCAAAGAGATCCCTGTTCGTGTGGATCTCAAAGATGGCATTTACTCGGTCTACATTGAAGAAGAGGGTGATGTCAGTCGCTATAACATCGTTAGCAACTGGCGTCCAGGCGAGCTGTGCTTACGTGCAACCATCAACGGCACACATAAGATAACTGCTCAAGTTGAGCGCAAGGGTGTGAAATACGCACTTGTTTTGGATGGTGCACATTATGAGTGTATGGTCCTAAGCCCTCTAGGTGCTGAGCTTCAGCGTCGCATGTTAGTTAAAGTTCCGCCAGATACTTCTAAGCTTGTGATGTCTCCAATGCCTGGCTTATTAACCAATATTTCTGTAAAAGTTGGCGAGGCAGTCACTGCAGGTCAAAAATTAGCTGCTATTGAAGCCATGAAAATGGAAAATACATTGGTTGCTGCGCAAGATGGTGTGGTTGCGGAAATCTGCGCCAATGTTGGCGAAAGTTTAGCGGTTGATCAATTGATCATTCGCTTCGAGTAA
- a CDS encoding VOC family protein gives MTKPFKILGIQQVAIGGENKDRLRKLWVDLLGFEYKSTFVSERENVDEDICAIGKGVHEVEVDLMQPFDIEKKPAVHQTPLNHIGLWVDDLPKAVEWLSAQGLRFAPGGIRKGAAGYDITFVHPKGNEEFPFCGEGVLIELVQAPPDIIAGLSS, from the coding sequence ATGACTAAACCATTCAAGATATTGGGTATTCAGCAAGTTGCGATTGGTGGCGAAAATAAAGATCGTCTCCGCAAACTTTGGGTTGACTTATTGGGCTTTGAATATAAGAGCACATTTGTCTCTGAGCGCGAGAACGTGGATGAAGACATTTGCGCTATTGGCAAAGGAGTTCATGAGGTTGAGGTGGATCTCATGCAACCCTTTGATATCGAGAAGAAGCCGGCTGTTCATCAAACTCCTTTAAATCACATTGGCCTATGGGTAGACGATCTGCCAAAGGCAGTAGAGTGGTTATCAGCACAAGGCTTACGCTTTGCTCCGGGAGGAATTCGCAAGGGTGCAGCTGGGTATGACATTACCTTTGTACACCCCAAAGGTAATGAAGAATTTCCATTCTGTGGCGAGGGTGTATTGATTGAGCTTGTCCAGGCCCCACCAGATATCATTGCAGGCTTGAGTTCTTAA
- the tsaB gene encoding tRNA (adenosine(37)-N6)-threonylcarbamoyltransferase complex dimerization subunit type 1 TsaB — protein sequence MTRILAIDTSSAWCSVVLSLGDVAPLVRHQKVSAGASQLLLPWVEELLSEASIELSSLDAIGIGVGPGAFTGVRLGVAAVQGLAIAARLPVLPVASLDAIASQLTLSPAFITSGAQSFVIAVDARMEEVYWARYLCTPNGLPQRQGDIHLTAPDGVDLINIDFLAGSAIAEFGDRIFSSIPKPLASSQIDSSIGVNASGVLACAQDMWSKGLQQDVHLLEPLYIRNKVALTSVERSQLHG from the coding sequence TTGACCCGTATATTGGCCATCGACACCTCATCAGCTTGGTGTTCGGTGGTTTTATCTTTAGGTGATGTTGCACCCTTAGTTCGCCACCAAAAGGTGTCGGCTGGCGCTAGCCAACTCTTATTACCCTGGGTTGAAGAGTTGTTATCTGAAGCTTCAATCGAGCTGAGCTCTTTAGATGCTATTGGCATTGGGGTTGGTCCAGGTGCATTCACGGGAGTTCGCCTTGGGGTTGCTGCTGTCCAGGGTTTAGCGATTGCGGCGAGGCTTCCAGTTCTACCTGTAGCAAGTCTGGATGCAATTGCAAGTCAACTGACTCTCAGTCCAGCGTTTATCACTTCGGGTGCCCAGTCTTTTGTGATTGCTGTTGATGCTCGTATGGAAGAGGTCTACTGGGCTCGCTATCTATGTACACCAAACGGTCTGCCTCAGCGGCAGGGCGACATTCATCTGACTGCCCCAGATGGCGTTGATCTGATAAATATCGACTTTCTTGCGGGCAGCGCGATTGCAGAGTTTGGCGACCGTATCTTTTCCAGTATTCCCAAGCCCCTTGCCAGTAGCCAAATTGATTCAAGCATTGGGGTTAACGCATCGGGTGTTTTAGCTTGTGCGCAGGATATGTGGAGTAAAGGTCTTCAACAAGACGTCCATTTGCTTGAACCACTCTATATCCGCAATAAAGTCGCATTGACCTCTGTTGAGCGGAGTCAACTTCATGGCTGA
- the rimI gene encoding ribosomal protein S18-alanine N-acetyltransferase: MADAVNSLQSSTAGITELSFLPMTVTDLDSVLAIESVSHIHPWTRGNFSDSLAAGHWAYCVRPQLSDAVKGSYLDPEILWAYCILFPAVDELHLLNITVSPKLRRLGIGVKMMNAIEGVAAQQNMPRIILEVRPSNESALKLYQRLGYEQIGIRKNYYPVDAASGLREDALVLAKSIKLEA, translated from the coding sequence ATGGCTGATGCCGTCAACAGCTTGCAGTCAAGCACGGCGGGCATAACAGAGCTTTCTTTTCTTCCAATGACTGTCACGGATTTGGATTCAGTCCTTGCTATTGAATCGGTTTCGCATATTCATCCTTGGACCAGAGGCAATTTCTCAGATTCCCTTGCTGCTGGGCATTGGGCTTATTGTGTCAGACCGCAATTATCAGATGCAGTGAAAGGCAGTTATTTAGACCCAGAGATTCTGTGGGCTTACTGCATTCTTTTTCCTGCGGTAGATGAGTTGCATCTACTCAATATTACGGTTTCGCCAAAATTGCGTCGTTTGGGTATCGGCGTAAAAATGATGAATGCAATCGAGGGTGTCGCTGCACAGCAAAATATGCCCCGAATTATTTTAGAGGTACGCCCAAGCAACGAATCAGCCCTAAAGCTCTACCAAAGACTGGGGTACGAGCAAATTGGCATACGTAAAAATTATTACCCGGTTGATGCCGCTAGTGGATTGCGTGAGGATGCTCTGGTTTTGGCTAAATCGATTAAGCTTGAGGCATGA
- the lplT gene encoding lysophospholipid transporter LplT, whose protein sequence is MNRSFYIIMAAQFFSSLADNALLIAAIALLVQLSAPAWMTPLLKLFFVLSYVLLAAFVGAFADSRPKGNVMFITNTIKFVGCVVMLFGSHPLLAYAIVGLGAAAYSPAKYGILTELLPPEKLVAANGWIEGLTVGSIILGTVLGGVLISKSVSQSLLGLDMPILETSIDTAAESAILIIMMIYILAALINLRIPDTGARYESQKTNPIELVKDFSICFKTLWADRLGQISLAVTTLFWGAGATLQFIVIKWAQVALHMTLSQGAILQAISAVGVAGGAVWAAWRIPLRSSLKVLPYGIAMGLVVCIMAIYNSDMLPNTTVLTVGKFEISLNLLPAYFLLILVGWLAGYFVVPMNALLQHRGHVLMSAGHSIAVQNFNENISVLMMLLIYSGLIWLDAPIQAVIIGFGVAVSVIMWLVIKRHKANQAEYDSMHLIGEHKH, encoded by the coding sequence ATGAACCGTAGTTTTTACATCATTATGGCGGCGCAATTTTTTTCGTCGCTTGCTGATAACGCATTGCTGATTGCAGCAATTGCCCTCTTGGTCCAGCTCAGCGCTCCGGCCTGGATGACTCCTTTACTCAAATTATTCTTTGTTTTGTCTTATGTATTGCTGGCAGCCTTTGTGGGAGCCTTTGCCGACTCCCGCCCAAAAGGCAATGTCATGTTTATTACCAATACGATTAAATTTGTCGGTTGCGTGGTGATGCTATTTGGTAGCCACCCTTTGTTGGCTTATGCGATTGTTGGCTTGGGTGCTGCGGCCTACTCCCCAGCAAAATACGGCATTCTGACCGAGCTACTACCACCAGAAAAGCTAGTTGCAGCCAATGGTTGGATTGAGGGACTTACTGTAGGCTCGATCATTTTGGGGACAGTACTTGGTGGCGTTCTGATCAGCAAATCCGTATCACAGAGCCTTTTAGGGCTTGATATGCCGATTCTAGAAACTAGCATTGATACTGCAGCAGAGTCCGCCATCCTCATCATCATGATGATTTACATACTGGCCGCACTGATTAATCTACGCATACCGGACACTGGGGCGCGTTATGAGTCCCAAAAAACTAACCCGATCGAGCTGGTAAAGGACTTTTCCATCTGCTTTAAAACCCTCTGGGCTGATCGCTTAGGGCAGATCTCTTTGGCGGTCACCACGCTATTTTGGGGTGCCGGCGCCACGCTGCAATTTATTGTGATTAAGTGGGCTCAAGTTGCCCTGCACATGACCCTATCTCAAGGAGCCATTCTGCAGGCGATCTCCGCTGTCGGTGTTGCTGGAGGTGCAGTTTGGGCCGCTTGGCGCATTCCGCTTCGCAGCTCCCTGAAAGTCCTTCCATACGGCATTGCGATGGGTCTAGTGGTTTGCATTATGGCAATCTATAACTCAGACATGCTGCCCAATACAACCGTTCTGACTGTTGGGAAATTTGAAATCTCACTCAATTTACTGCCAGCATATTTCTTATTAATACTAGTTGGCTGGTTAGCGGGCTACTTTGTTGTGCCGATGAATGCACTTCTTCAGCATCGCGGGCACGTCCTAATGTCTGCAGGTCATTCTATTGCCGTACAAAACTTTAATGAGAACATTTCTGTTCTGATGATGCTATTAATCTACTCAGGATTAATTTGGTTGGATGCACCGATTCAGGCTGTGATTATTGGTTTTGGTGTTGCTGTCAGCGTGATCATGTGGCTAGTGATTAAGCGTCACAAAGCCAATCAGGCTGAATATGACTCGATGCATTTAATTGGCGAGCATAAGCACTAA
- the alr gene encoding alanine racemase has protein sequence MNRPILATIHTEAFHHNLSRIRELAPESKIWSVVKAKAYGHTLETAFKGLESTDGFALLDIADAQWLRDHGWEGRILLLEGIFNQQELDLVARLQCDLVVHSEKQVVWLEAFKNDSGHPISVFLKLNSGMNRLGFKPAQYRTAFHRLHAVGCHMHHMTHFANADQVDHAPSVGEQMECFEQTIQGLQAPSSLANSAAILWHRNALGDWVRPGIMLYGVSPTGVHADIIRTELQAVMQLRSEIIDIQELKKGDHVGYGGRYQAPEDMRIGVIACGYADGYPRHAEDGTPVWVDGADAQGDGVICPIVGRVSMDMLTIDLREAPNAKIGSVVELWGNEVPVDDVAQMSGTIGYELICALAQRVPVVIK, from the coding sequence ATAAATAGACCAATTTTGGCAACTATACACACTGAGGCCTTTCATCATAATTTAAGTCGGATTCGAGAGCTCGCCCCTGAGTCAAAGATCTGGTCGGTGGTAAAGGCTAAAGCCTATGGCCATACTTTAGAGACCGCATTTAAAGGCCTGGAATCTACCGATGGTTTTGCTTTGCTGGATATTGCAGATGCACAATGGCTGAGGGATCACGGCTGGGAAGGGCGCATTCTCTTGCTAGAAGGTATTTTTAATCAGCAGGAGCTTGATTTAGTAGCTCGACTTCAATGTGACTTAGTGGTTCATAGTGAGAAGCAGGTCGTTTGGCTTGAGGCCTTTAAAAATGATTCAGGACACCCAATCAGCGTATTTTTAAAGCTGAATTCAGGAATGAACCGCCTTGGATTTAAGCCAGCTCAATACCGCACCGCTTTTCATCGCCTGCATGCTGTTGGATGCCATATGCATCACATGACCCATTTTGCCAATGCCGATCAGGTAGATCATGCACCATCGGTTGGTGAGCAAATGGAGTGTTTCGAGCAAACTATTCAAGGTCTACAGGCGCCTAGCTCTTTGGCTAATTCGGCCGCAATTTTATGGCATCGCAATGCACTGGGGGATTGGGTTCGCCCAGGCATCATGTTGTACGGTGTTTCTCCAACCGGGGTTCATGCAGACATTATTCGAACGGAACTTCAAGCTGTCATGCAACTGCGCAGTGAAATCATCGATATTCAGGAATTAAAGAAGGGTGATCACGTTGGCTATGGTGGCCGCTATCAAGCTCCAGAGGATATGCGTATTGGTGTGATTGCCTGTGGCTATGCTGATGGTTATCCACGTCATGCAGAAGATGGCACGCCAGTTTGGGTTGATGGCGCTGATGCACAGGGTGATGGTGTGATTTGTCCAATCGTTGGTCGAGTTTCTATGGACATGTTGACGATTGACTTGCGTGAAGCACCCAATGCCAAGATTGGTAGCGTTGTAGAGCTATGGGGTAATGAAGTCCCGGTAGATGATGTAGCTCAGATGAGCGGAACTATTGGCTACGAGCTTATTTGTGCGCTGGCGCAGAGAGTGCCGGTAGTCATCAAGTAA
- a CDS encoding outer membrane protein assembly factor BamD, with translation MPRLKSLLVMSDVITDASLRLAATIRASSRKSLISLFVGASTACLVLVGCAGGEGQKDDADIWSETKLYSEATEKLKGADYAKCGKYFEKLEGRFPFGPYSQQAQINAAYCYWKAQEDAQAQVAIDRFIKLHQGSPNLDYGYYLKGLISFNDDLGWLGKFTGQDLSERDPKAAKEAFESFKVVVERFPDSKYAPDSLDRMRYIVNSLAEADVIVARYYYQRGAYLASANRAQLVIRDYDRAPAVEEALYLLTKSYEKLGMTDLSNDSLRVFKLNFPDSQMMITGQRVQKERRWWQIWNK, from the coding sequence ATGCCACGCTTAAAGAGCCTTTTAGTTATGTCGGACGTTATTACAGACGCCAGTTTAAGGCTTGCTGCCACTATTAGGGCATCTTCCAGAAAATCCCTTATTTCACTATTTGTTGGGGCAAGTACAGCTTGCCTGGTTCTTGTTGGGTGCGCAGGTGGTGAGGGCCAAAAAGATGATGCAGATATTTGGTCCGAAACAAAACTGTATTCCGAAGCAACCGAAAAATTAAAAGGTGCTGATTATGCAAAGTGTGGCAAGTACTTTGAAAAACTAGAGGGTCGCTTCCCATTTGGTCCCTATTCTCAGCAAGCGCAAATCAATGCAGCCTATTGCTATTGGAAAGCCCAAGAGGATGCTCAGGCTCAAGTTGCGATTGATCGCTTCATCAAATTGCATCAAGGTAGCCCTAATTTAGACTACGGCTACTACCTTAAGGGCTTGATTAGTTTTAATGATGATTTAGGCTGGCTCGGTAAATTTACCGGGCAAGACTTGAGTGAGCGCGATCCAAAAGCAGCCAAAGAAGCATTTGAGTCTTTCAAAGTGGTTGTTGAGCGTTTCCCTGACAGTAAATATGCGCCTGACTCTTTAGATCGCATGCGCTACATCGTGAACTCACTAGCCGAAGCAGATGTGATCGTGGCTCGTTATTACTATCAGCGTGGTGCATATCTAGCGTCAGCAAATCGCGCGCAACTTGTGATTCGTGATTACGATCGTGCGCCAGCCGTTGAAGAAGCGCTCTATCTACTTACTAAGTCTTACGAGAAATTGGGCATGACTGATCTGAGTAATGATTCTCTGCGTGTATTTAAGCTCAATTTCCCAGACAGCCAAATGATGATTACTGGCCAACGCGTTCAAAAAGAACGTCGTTGGTGGCAAATCTGGAATAAGTAA
- a CDS encoding RluA family pseudouridine synthase, whose translation MALPHTPDSNPIDYIDDEDFIALEVPAEVSGERLDKFLGGALPDYSRNRLKAWVEAGAVTVDGKVTKVRHLLRGSESIKVFPQEMPEQFAFAPEEIPLDVVYEDDSIIVLNKPAGLVVHPAAGNWTGTLLNGLLYRFPELKNLPRAGIVHRLDKDTSGLMVVARTDIAQTSLVRQLQERTVGRRYLSLVWGDAPSQGKVLATVGRDQRDRLKMAAGSAQGKPAATLFRRLAKGTFLESPVALLECRLETGRTHQIRVHLESLGFPLLGDPVYRKRTPGAAKTLPFSRQALHAYALSLQHPSTQDMMTWFRLPPQDLMNLLPLLGMSEADLPKEDALMASIKNDQRNSAD comes from the coding sequence GTGGCATTGCCGCATACTCCCGATTCGAATCCCATTGATTATATCGATGATGAGGATTTCATAGCCCTAGAAGTTCCTGCTGAGGTCAGCGGGGAGCGTTTGGATAAGTTTCTTGGAGGAGCTTTACCTGATTATTCTCGCAATCGACTCAAAGCTTGGGTTGAGGCTGGGGCAGTCACAGTGGATGGAAAAGTCACCAAAGTACGCCATTTACTGCGCGGAAGCGAGAGTATTAAGGTATTTCCACAGGAAATGCCCGAACAATTTGCCTTTGCTCCGGAAGAAATCCCCCTCGATGTTGTCTATGAGGATGACTCCATCATTGTGCTAAATAAACCCGCTGGACTTGTCGTACATCCAGCTGCTGGAAATTGGACGGGAACCCTATTAAATGGCCTGTTATATCGTTTCCCAGAGCTAAAAAATTTACCAAGGGCTGGAATTGTCCATCGCTTAGATAAAGACACCTCTGGATTGATGGTGGTAGCCCGCACGGATATTGCGCAAACCTCACTAGTAAGACAGCTTCAGGAGCGAACTGTTGGACGGCGCTACCTTTCTTTAGTTTGGGGTGATGCACCTTCTCAGGGCAAGGTATTGGCAACCGTAGGTCGTGATCAGCGTGATCGCCTCAAAATGGCTGCTGGCTCCGCCCAAGGTAAACCGGCTGCCACTCTGTTCCGACGATTAGCTAAAGGGACTTTTTTAGAAAGTCCAGTTGCCTTACTGGAATGCCGTCTGGAAACTGGCCGCACCCATCAAATCCGTGTGCACCTTGAATCTTTGGGCTTCCCACTCTTGGGTGACCCGGTTTATCGCAAAAGAACGCCTGGAGCAGCAAAAACATTACCCTTTAGTCGTCAGGCTCTGCATGCTTATGCCCTCAGTTTGCAGCATCCATCGACACAAGACATGATGACCTGGTTTAGATTGCCCCCTCAAGATTTAATGAATTTGTTGCCTCTGCTTGGAATGAGTGAGGCAGACCTACCTAAAGAAGATGCCTTAATGGCATCCATCAAAAATGATCAGCGGAATTCAGCAGATTGA
- the pgeF gene encoding peptidoglycan editing factor PgeF: MISGIQQIEPTWAVPKQIQAFCTTREGGVSKPPFNSLNLGLNAGDDLDDVLQNRRALRSHLPAEPAWLKQIHGTTVSTPTSRSDLLSGPFEADASVTNIPNEVLAILTADCMPVLFSSKNGDVVGAAHAGWRGLSGGVLENTIREMRHLSPDLLPKDIAVWMGPAIGPTAFEVGEDVLEAFAGQSQAILSEAFKSIAGSPGKYLANLYLLAQDRLRSAGIERVYGGDFCTSSDSVNFFSYRRDKVTGRFASLIWIEGKTPSSGYY, translated from the coding sequence ATGATCAGCGGAATTCAGCAGATTGAGCCAACTTGGGCTGTACCCAAGCAAATTCAAGCTTTTTGTACGACTCGGGAGGGTGGGGTTAGTAAACCTCCTTTTAATAGCCTTAATCTCGGGCTGAATGCTGGCGATGATTTAGATGATGTGCTGCAAAACCGCAGAGCCTTACGATCACACCTTCCTGCCGAACCAGCTTGGCTTAAGCAGATTCATGGCACTACAGTGAGCACCCCGACCTCAAGGAGCGATTTGCTTAGTGGACCATTTGAGGCAGATGCCTCTGTTACGAATATTCCAAACGAGGTACTGGCTATTTTGACGGCCGATTGCATGCCGGTATTGTTTTCAAGCAAGAATGGTGATGTTGTTGGGGCAGCTCATGCCGGCTGGCGAGGTCTCAGTGGCGGAGTTTTAGAAAATACCATTCGGGAAATGCGTCATTTATCCCCGGACCTGCTACCAAAAGATATTGCGGTGTGGATGGGTCCTGCAATCGGACCTACTGCATTTGAGGTCGGTGAAGATGTGCTGGAAGCATTTGCCGGCCAATCTCAAGCTATTTTGTCTGAGGCATTTAAATCTATTGCTGGTAGTCCTGGAAAGTATTTGGCCAATTTATATCTGCTCGCTCAGGACCGTTTACGCTCTGCTGGCATTGAGAGGGTCTATGGCGGCGACTTTTGCACATCCAGTGATTCAGTAAATTTCTTTTCCTATCGCAGGGACAAAGTAACCGGTCGATTCGCTTCCTTAATTTGGATCGAGGGTAAGACTCCATCTTCGGGTTATTACTAG
- the phaC gene encoding class I poly(R)-hydroxyalkanoic acid synthase, whose product MFAGMNTGVAPSLAPHHMALIPPERLAEIQKEYFSEFSQLATNPEGIEVKDRRFSGKAWHSSWSKMIAATYLLNSKHLMALAEAVDTDEKMKAKILFTTEQMIDALSPSNFIATNPEVLENIISTQGQSIQNGIVNLLGDLKKGKVSLTDESAFEVGKNIATTEGQVVFRNELFELIQYTPLTETVYERPYLMVPPCINKYYILDLQPDNSVVRYMVEQGHTVFLVSWKNPDASMSKVTWDDYVGDGVIKAIEVVKDIGAADQINVLGFCVGGTLTSTALAVLAARKKDYVASLTLLTTLLDFTDTGILDVFIDEGMVKLRETTIGGEGGHFGMMSGLDLGNTFSFLRPNDLVWNYVVENYLKGNSPPPFDLLYWNGDSTNLPGPMYCWYLRHTYLQNELVKPGKLNVCGEKVDLGKITVPAYIYASHDDHIVPWKSAYESTHILKGKNRFVLGASGHIAGVINPPAKNKRHYFENNKLAKTADDWLAAAKEIKGSWWPNYAQWLEQFGGKKIKASKTFGNAQYKKLEAAPGKYVKEKVSAAQ is encoded by the coding sequence ATGTTTGCAGGTATGAATACTGGTGTTGCCCCATCTTTGGCACCGCACCACATGGCATTAATTCCACCAGAACGTTTGGCGGAAATTCAAAAGGAATATTTTTCGGAGTTTTCTCAACTCGCAACGAATCCCGAGGGAATTGAAGTAAAAGATCGTCGCTTCTCTGGTAAAGCATGGCATTCATCTTGGAGCAAGATGATTGCTGCAACCTATTTGCTGAACTCCAAACATCTCATGGCACTTGCCGAGGCTGTGGATACTGATGAAAAAATGAAGGCAAAAATTTTGTTCACTACAGAACAAATGATCGATGCTTTATCGCCTTCAAACTTTATTGCTACCAATCCTGAGGTTCTTGAAAATATTATTAGCACCCAAGGGCAATCTATTCAAAACGGAATAGTGAACTTGTTGGGCGATTTAAAAAAAGGCAAAGTATCGCTGACTGATGAAAGCGCTTTTGAAGTTGGTAAGAATATTGCAACCACTGAAGGCCAGGTGGTCTTTCGTAACGAACTCTTTGAGTTAATTCAGTACACACCCTTAACTGAAACAGTGTATGAGCGCCCATACTTAATGGTGCCTCCTTGTATTAACAAATACTATATTTTGGATTTGCAGCCAGATAACTCCGTGGTCCGTTACATGGTGGAGCAGGGTCACACTGTTTTCTTGGTTTCCTGGAAAAATCCCGACGCATCGATGTCCAAAGTAACTTGGGATGACTATGTTGGCGATGGTGTCATCAAGGCGATTGAGGTTGTTAAGGATATTGGCGCTGCAGATCAAATTAATGTTCTCGGATTTTGTGTCGGCGGCACCTTAACCTCTACCGCATTAGCAGTATTAGCAGCACGTAAAAAAGATTATGTTGCGAGCTTAACTTTGCTCACCACTTTATTGGATTTCACTGACACCGGAATTCTGGATGTGTTCATCGACGAAGGCATGGTGAAGTTGCGTGAAACTACTATCGGCGGTGAGGGCGGTCACTTTGGGATGATGTCTGGTTTAGATTTGGGCAATACATTCTCTTTCCTGCGTCCAAACGATTTGGTTTGGAATTATGTTGTTGAAAATTATTTAAAAGGTAATTCACCGCCCCCATTTGATTTGCTCTATTGGAATGGCGACTCAACCAATCTACCTGGCCCAATGTATTGCTGGTATCTACGGCATACCTATCTACAAAATGAATTGGTTAAACCAGGCAAGCTCAACGTTTGTGGTGAAAAGGTTGACTTGGGCAAGATCACGGTTCCAGCGTATATCTACGCATCGCATGATGACCACATTGTGCCGTGGAAATCCGCTTATGAATCTACCCACATCCTGAAGGGTAAGAACCGATTTGTCTTGGGTGCATCAGGCCATATTGCTGGCGTGATTAACCCACCAGCAAAGAACAAGCGCCATTATTTTGAAAATAATAAATTGGCAAAGACTGCAGATGATTGGTTGGCTGCAGCAAAAGAGATCAAGGGTAGTTGGTGGCCCAATTACGCTCAATGGTTAGAACAGTTTGGTGGCAAGAAAATTAAAGCCAGCAAAACGTTTGGTAATGCACAGTACAAAAAACTAGAAGCAGCGCCTGGTAAGTACGTGAAAGAAAAAGTATCCGCTGCTCAATAA